A single Sorex araneus isolate mSorAra2 chromosome 8, mSorAra2.pri, whole genome shotgun sequence DNA region contains:
- the NLRP13 gene encoding NACHT, LRR and PYD domains-containing protein 13, whose amino-acid sequence MSGPAVTEDTVGTAQDQLQRLLEGLDQYQLEELVLCLQCPQLLQQRPPALPWVALRGSSTVELVSLLLEHFPGSTWQEVLAHIFRHLRLPFPREEAGAAVVGPTQGQEPQDPRKEASGLQEHQDIVQEDPEMPEEEKAHWRCYRERMKADILRMWARAPWPEDHIHLLHVTVLEHQELERVLCPRGADMRPLTVVLEGSAGVGKTTVAAKLALHWAEGVLLHRYFSFVSYISCHQVNEMGDACLADLLSLHWSPDPRFLMQKFLSHPQRLLFIVDGIEELQVPRGEAESPHLADWFQRLPATQVLLSLLRRKALPTATLLVTSRAQRRPALYRLLRRPSFVTLRGFSEDDQEEYFLRFFGDQDTAKEIMQWLRATGTWLPTCCAPLMCWVVGTYLKRQRATKPSFQLGAQSPTALYAGFFSSLVSAEAGLQGVGAHEQWGALCRLAARGMWQSTGAFPKQTMGSRALAAPFIQALLRLNILQAVASCEDCVAFIHPSFQAFFGALFYVLRGTPGCLGGLTKPQELHMLLSSALADRATHWEQTAIFFFGLLHRDVARELEGVLPAALAPATATDQVLEWAEGLETVPLIPVGHALLFQCLHEAQEASMVKQVLSHLREAHVDVCGNRQLQDAAFCLRDCRNLQKLRLSLSGLLPAVEVASGGKTPGGKMASSKIRQWQDICSVFSYGNVHELDLSNSTLNTLTMKKLCRELRNPRCKLRQLTCRSVEPRRVLQELPVVLHGNSRLTHLDLSANDLGVTVSTVIFKTLRHPACQLRSLWLASCHLPAPACRKLFLALGQNTSLTFLSLGDNDLAPLQDTAPPAPPKDILCPLQHPPRKLCLEKCNLSSDTYRGLASLLISAQKTTHLCLGFNPLQDNGVQLLCASLVLPDCALQRLELWFCQLGAPSGRYLSRALLQNRALTCLNLRRNRLGDEGVEDLCVALRGPHCRLQRLDLSACSFSVPGCGALAAALRDNRSLQVLDVGENEFGDDGMEALSQALGSSTCTLTTLGLQKCQLTAASNEHLGHLLRGSKSLVSLNLLGNDLQLQGLSMLWKAVKSSQCPLRVLGLDRHLLLEVEKELEALRSRGSTLKIQCRWDSSDPEARWCW is encoded by the exons ATGAGTGGCCCTGCGGTGACTGAAGACACAGTGGGCACTGCCCAGGACCAGCTGCAGCGACTCCTGGAGGGCCTGGACCAGTACCAGCTGGAGGAGCTCGTGCTATGCCTGCAGTGCCCACAGTTGCTACAGCaacggcccccagccctgccctgggtggCCCTGAGAGGCAGCAGCACAGTAGAGCTGGTGAGCCTGTTGCTGGAGCACTTCCCAGGGAGCACGTGGCAGGAGGTGCTGGCCCACATCTTTCGGCACCTGAGACTGCCCTTCCCCAGAGAGGAAGCTGGAGCGGCCGTGGTTG GGCCCACTCAGGGGCAGGAACCCCAAGACCCAAGGAAGGAAGCATCAGGGTTGCAAGAACACCAAGACATAGTGCAAGAGGACCCCGAAatgccagaagaagaaaaag CCCACTGGCGGTGCTACCGAGAGAGGATGAAGGCGGACATACTACGCATGTGGGCCCGCGCCCCCTGGCCCGAGGACCATATACATCTCCTCCACGTGACCGTACTGGAGCACCAAGAGCTGGAGCGTGTCCTGTGCCCTCGTGGGGCCGACATGCGGCCCCTCACAGTCGTCTTGGAAGGCAGTGCAGGGGTGGGCAAGACCACAGTGGCGGCCAAGTTGGCACTGCACTGGGCAGAGGGCGTGCTGCTCCATCGCTACTTCTCCTTCGTCTCCTACATTAGCTGCCACCAGGTGAACGAGATGGGGGACGCCTGCTTGGCCGACCTGCTCTCCCTCCACTGGTCGCCTGATCCCCGGTTCCTGATGCAGAAATTCCTGAGTCATCCCCAGCGACTGCTGTTTATTGTCGATGGGATTGAGGAGCTGCAGGTGCCCCGTGGAGAGGCTGAGAGCCCCCACTTGGCAGACTGGTTCCAGAGACTGCCAGCcactcaggtgctcctcagcctGCTGAGGAGGAAGGCACTGCCCACGGCCACCCTCCTGGTCACGAGCAGGGCTCAGCGGCGCCCGGCTCTGTACCGCCTGCTGCGGCGGCCGAGCTTCGTCACCCTCCGCGGCTTCTCCGAGGACGACCAGGAGGAATATTTTCTTCGGTTCTTTGGGGACCAGGACACGGCCAAGGAAATCATGCAGTGGCTGCGAGCCACTGGGACATGGCTTCCTACTTGCTGTGCCCCGCTGATGTGTTGGGTGGTGGGCACCTATCTCAAGCGGCAGCGGGCAACAAAACCCAGCTTCCAGTTGGGGGCACAGAGCCCCACCGCGCTGTATGCTGGCTTCTTCTCCAGCCTGGTCTCCGCAGAGGCAGGCCTGCAGGGTGTGGGGGCGCACGAGCAATGGGGTGCCCTGTGCCGGCTTGCTGCCAGGGGGATGTGGCAGTCGACAGGCGCGTTCCCAAAGCAGACGATGGGCAGCAGGGCCCTGGCCGCGCCCTTCATCCAAGCCCTGCTCAGGCTGAACATCCTCCAGGCGGTGGCCAGCTGTGAGGACTGCGTGGCCTTCATCCACCCGAGTTTCCAGGCATTCTTTGGGGCCCTGTTTTATGTGCTCAGGGGGACGCCTGGCTGCTTGGGTGGGCTCACAAAACCTCAGGAGCTACACATGCTCCTCAGCTCAGCGCTGGCTGACAGAGCCACCCACTGGGAGCAGACGGCCATTTTCTTCTTTGGCCTTCTGCACAGAGATGTGGCgagggagctggagggagtgCTGCCGGCCGCCTTGGCTCCTGCCACTGCCACGGATCAGGTACTCGAGTGGGCCGAGGGGCTGGAGACGGTGCCGCTGATCCCTGTGGGGCATGCGCTCCTCTTTCAGTGTCTGCACGAGGCGCAGGAGGCCAGCATGGTGAAGCAGGTTCTGAGTCATCTCCGGGAAGCCCACGTGGATGTGTGTGGGAACCGGCAGCTCCAGGATGCTGCATTCTGCCTGCGGGATTGCCGGAACCTGCAAAAGTTGCGGCTCTCCCTCTCTGGCCTCCTCCCAGCCGTGGAAGTAGCTTCTGGCGGGAAGACCCCGGG aggAAAGATGGCTTCTTCCAAGATACGCCAGTGGCAGGACATCTGCTCTGTGTTCAGCTATGGCAACGTGCACGAGCTGGACCTGAGTAACAGCACCCTCAACACTCTGACGATGAAGaagctctgcagagagctgcGAAACCCGAGGTGCAAGCTCCGACAGCTGAC GTGTCGCTCCGTGGAGCCACGGCGAGTGCTGCAGGAGCTGCCCGTGGTCCTTCATGGCAACAGTAGGCTCACACACCTCGACCTGAGTGCCAACGACTTGGGGGTCACTGTGTCCACTGTCATCTTTAAGACCCTGAGACACCCTGCCTGCCAGCTCCGGTCCCTGTG GCTGGCGTCTTGCCATCTCCCAGCACCTGCCTGCAGGAAACTTTTCCTGGCCTTGGGCCAAAACACGAGCCTGACCTTCCTCAGTCTGGGGGACAATGACCTGGCCCCACTGCAGGACACAGCCCCACCAGCACCCCCCAAGGACATCCTGTGTCCCCTGCAACACCCCCCGAGGAAGCTCTG TCTGGAGAAATGCAACCTGTCTTCAGACACCTATCGGGGCTTGGCCTCACTGCTCATCAGTGCCCAGAAGACCACACACCTGTGCCTGGGGTTCAACCCGCTCCAAGACAATGGGGTGCAGCTGCTGTGTGCCTCCCTGGTGCTCCCCGACTGTGCTCTGCAGAGGCTAGA ACTCTGGTTTTGTCAGCTGGGTGCTCCCAGCGGCCGGTACCTGTCCCGCGCGCTCCTGCAGAACCGGGCGCTGACCTGCCTGAACCTGCGGAGGAACCGCCTGGGGGACGAGGGCGTGGAGGACCTGTGTGTGGCGCTGCGCGGGCCGCACTGCAGGCTGCAGCGGCTGGA CCTGTCAGCTTGCTCCTTCTCGGTCCCCGGCTGCGGGGCACTGGCTGCTGCCCTCAGGGACAACCGCAGTCTGCAGGTGCTGGATGTGGGCGAGAACGAGTTTGGGGACGATGGTATGGAAGCCCTAAGCCAGGCTCTCGGGTCCAGCACCTGCACCTTGACTACACTGGG
- the NLRP5 gene encoding LOW QUALITY PROTEIN: NACHT, LRR and PYD domains-containing protein 5 (The sequence of the model RefSeq protein was modified relative to this genomic sequence to represent the inferred CDS: deleted 1 base in 1 codon; substituted 1 base at 1 genomic stop codon) yields the protein MCAASIRGGDFDPVHLMTDPGAPGHWDYKTYLISNFAGRLTAEDDGFQDSDCDSPELQALFRVFLPDEHGFRPRTVVLHGEPGAGQALLVRRLLLGWAQGEALQDLFSYIFLLQAQDLRGPAESSLLKLLSRAWPAAPGAAQDIGAWPDRLLFVLDSFDDLDWTSGDEEGAVCTDWAAWQPVEVLIRSLLRKVLLPEASLLITASGNLEMLKAVLVAPRYLWLGRLSVEQRLDWLLQHSYSEAQQRQTLQWATHCQPLLENCQVPAVNHLLQEVLHLQLATHNCTLTALYATWVFHHFSPMEVAAEIRDHLNPVWRCMLQALCRLALEGLRFQKLVFSQDTLYKLGLWSPHLSFLVNRHFLLPHPHLAGHFRFLHPSLQDFFAALSHMLPEGQTCPMLPELLSLLPPRPGGACQSPMNLFLCGLLNRGVAELLQGVLGCVVAPETRQALLHEVAWLRAHPDPQDLLSTFYCLFETQEQELVQEACASVRTARALLSCPMDLLVHAFCLPCCGHLQTLQLFVGGIFQKDHSLEMGPLLPPRGELMLLGVAAGAGADPSTTSPPSFSASVLPRSGAVQVWLSLCHSGKAGPEALRSQAGARGGGAQLQTLSLPHRLQPQSLVRESWQQLCGVLGAHPSLQRLDLTGSVLSPWALKTLCGQLQRPTCGIQHLTFTDVQITRGLDPLWHVLIANPRLRLLRLACISLRHEDVTMANWFQDAVLCRLDGCWLEDPEFSVISQVLAGATCLRVLSLARNKVSKGGLKALCQGLLAPTCTLQKLVXVPLALGPILVWPQTPTGNRGRSGVMGGCPQLQVSRYLQVPSMPMPNAQKPQASLGLARLPLSWGCCLRMRIPVGISHSGPSRFLPSAPLLLGRSVPPSHTPTCTDIQTWAQTWAEMHARCKARCTSTRTCTFFLSQRACPRLVNLLLAPLPSCGEQGGHSRGAGGPEQTLLMPWGSLSRLRSCGLSARACQDLATGLIGNRSLTHLDLSDNHLSMWGMRFLYPSLSHSAPSHGLQRLLLNQCDLDTTACSFLALALMHDTSLTHLSLSSNPLGNSSIYLLCVALQEPTCHLRELELVQCELTATCCSSLSSVIARSQHLSSLDLSHNALGHEGLVALCEGLKQSTSSLMRLRWARAPCSCSGLCAWDSLGEQHSCCQSSVFGANQSGWGRLDPKLRTRVCLAWCRGAGAESCLAAPEALRRKQSKSWTLGGPRLEECGLTSDSSETLSTTLSQNRSLLSLSLAGNSFSLPALRTLCQGIAHPSCALRAIGPHICTGHTLGPLCLRIDTGKAACSAQAVRTLGGGGLQGEECSETSGDLAACRLKLGQFSAEVQQLVAELQQVKPSVTVDSDWDEEPGEDWDEEPSEDWFWCRQ from the exons ATGTGTGCCGCCTCCATCCGAGGTGGAGATTTCGACCCAGTTCACCTGATGACTGACCCAG GTGCCCCGGGCCACTGGGACTACAAGACATACCTGATAAGCAACTTCGCTGGCAGGCTGACGGCAGAGGATGATGGCTTCCAGGACTCAGACTGTGACAGCCCTGAGCTGCAAGCACTGTTCAGGGTCTTCTTGCCTGACGAGCATGGCTTCCGGCCACGCACCGTGGTCCTGCATGGGGAGCCGGGTgcaggccaggccctgctggtTCGCAGGCTCCTGCTGGGCTGGGCGCAGGGCGAGGCCCTCCAGGACCTCTTCTCTTACATCTTCCTCCTGCAGGCCCAGGACCTGCGGGGGCCGGCAGAGAGCAGCCTCCTGAAGCTGCTGTCCAGGGCCTGGCCTGCCGCTCCAGGGGCCGCACAGGATATTGGGGCCTGGCCAGACAGGCTGCTGTTCGTGCTGGACAGTTTTGATGACCTAGACTGGACCTCTGGGGACGAGGAGGGGGCCGTGTGCACGGACTGGGCAGCGTGGCAGCCTGTGGAGGTGCTGATCCGCAGTTTGCTCCGGAAGGTGCTGCTGCCAGAGGCCTCGCTGCTCATCACAGCCTCAGGcaacctggagatgctcaaggccGTGCTGGTGGCCCCCCGCTACCTGTGGCTCGGGAGGCTCTCAGTGGAGCAGAGGCTGGACTGGCTCCTGCAACACAGCTACTCTGAGGCCCAGCAGAGGCAAACCCTACAGTGGGCCACCCACTGCCAACCATTGCTGGAGAACTGCCAGGTCCCCGCTGTgaaccacctcctccaggaagtcctccaTCTGCAACTGGCCACCCACAACTGCACGCTCACGGCCTTGTATGCCACCtgggtgtttcatcatttctCACCAATGGAAGTGGCAGCTGAGATAAGGGACCACCTGAACCCCGTCTGGAGGTGCATGCTGCAGGCCTTGTGCCGTCTGGCCCTGGAGGGTCTGAGGTTCCAGAAGTTGGTCTTCTCCCAAGACACACTGTACAAGCTCGGGCTGTGGAGCCCGCACCTCTCCTTTCTGGTCAACAGGCACTTCCTGCTGCCTCACCCACACCTGGCTGGTCACTTCCGCTTCCTGCACCCGAGCCTGCAGGATTTCTTTGCGGCTTTGAGCCACATGCTGCCTGAGGGGCAGACCTGCCCAATGCTCCCCGAGCTCCTGAGCCTGCTGCCGCCCAGGCCTGGGGGTGCCTGCCAGTCGCCCATGAACCTCTTCCTGTGTGGCCTCCTGAACCGGGGGGTGGCAGAGCTGCTGCAGGGCGTGCTGGGGTGTGTCGTGGCCCCCGAGACCAGACAGGCCCTGCTGCACGAGGTGGCCTGGCTGAGGGCCCACCCTGACCCCCAGGACCTTCTCTCCACCTTCTACTGCCTCTTTGAGACGCAGGAGCAGGAGCTGGTGCAGGAGGCGTGTGCCAGCGTGCGGACAGCCCGGGCGCTGCTCAGCTGCCCGATGGACCTCCTGGTCCATGCCTTCTGCCTGCCCTGCTGTGGCCACCTGCAGACCCTCCAGCTGTTTGTCGGGGGCATCTTCCAGAAGGATCACAGCCTTGAGatggggcccctcctgccccccag GGGAGAGCtt ATGCTGCTTGGCGttgctgctggggctggcgcTGACCCGTCCACCACCTCTCCCCCCAGTTTCAGTGCCTCTGTCTTACCCAGAAGCGGGGCGGTTCAGGTGTGGCTGTCCCTGTGCCACTCAGGGAAGGCCGGGCCCGAGGCACTGCGGAGTCAGGCAGGTGCCCGGGGTGGCGGTGCTCAGCTCCAGactctgtctctcccccacaGGCTGCAGCCCCAGAGCCTAGTAAGGGAGAGCTGGCAGCAGCTGTGTGGGGTGCTTGGTGCACACCCCAGTCTGCAGCGGCTGGACCTCACGGGCAGCGTCCTGAGCCCCTGGGCTCTGAAGACACTGTGTGGACAGCTCCAGCGGCCGACCTGTGGCATTCAGCACCTGAC CTTCACAGATGTGCAGATCACACGGGGCCTGGACCCCCTCTGGCATGTCCTGATTGCCAACCCCAGACTCCGGCTCCTGCGCCTAGCCTGCATATCCCTCAGGCATGAGGACGTGACCATGGCCA ACTGGTTCCAGGATGCCGTTCTCTGCAGGCTAGATGGCTGCTGGCTAGAAGACCCTGAGTTCTCTGTCATCTCCCAAGTCCTGGCTGGGGCCACCTGCTTGCGAGTCCTCAGCTTGGCCAGAAACAAGGTCTCAAAGGGTGGCCTCAAAGCACTGTGCCAGGGCCTGCTGGCCCCGACCTGCACCCTGCAGAAGCTCGTGTGAGTGC CCCTCGCCCTGGGCCCcatcctggtgtggccccaaaccccaacgGGTAACAGGGGAAGGAGTGGGGTCATGGGAGGATGCCCCCAGCTACAGGTCTCTAGATATCTCCAAGTGCCCTCCATGCCAATGCCAAATGCGCAGAAGCCACAAGCATCCCTGGGCCTCGCCAGGTTGCCCCTGAGCTGGGGGTGCTGCCTCAGGATGAGGATTCCCGTGGGAATCTCCCACTCAGGTCCATCGAggttcctgccctctgcccctttACTGCTGGGGAGGAGTGTGCCCCCTtcccacacacccacatgcacagacatacagacatggGCCCAGACATGGGCGGAGATGCATGCCAGATGCAAGGCTAGATGCACTtccacacgcacatgcacattcTTTCTGTCCCAGCGGGCGTGTCCGAGACTTGTGAACCTGCTGCTTGCGCCCCTCCCCagctgtggggagcaggggggccacagcaggggagcaggggggccAGAGCAGACCCTCCTCATGCCTTGGGGCTCCCTCTCCAGGCTGCGGAGCTGTGGCCTCTCTGCCAGGGCCTGCCAGGACCTGGCCACGGGCCTCATCGGCAACCGCAGCCTGACGCACCTGGACCTGTCAGACAACCACCTGAGTATGTGGGGCATGAGGTTCCTGTACCCCTCCCTCAGCCATTCGGCACCCAGCCATGGTCTCCAGAGGCTGCT ACTGAACCAGTGTGACCTGGACACGACTGCCTGCAGCTTCCTGGCCCTGGCACTCATGCATGACACAAGCCTGACACATCTGAGCCTCAGCTCGAACCCGCTGGGCAACAGCAGCATCTACCTCCTGTGTGTGGCCCTGCAGGAACCCACGTGCCACCTGCGGGAGCTGGA GCTTGTACAGTGTGAGCTCACGGCCACCTGCTGCTCCAGCCTGTCCTCAGTGATTGCGAGGAGCCAGCACCTGAGCAGCCTGGATCTTTCCCACAATGCCCTGGGCCACGAGGGGCTGGTGGCACTCTGCGAGGGTCTCAAACAAAGCACCAGCTCACTCATGAGACTCAGGTGGGCCAGGGCGCCGTGCTCGTGTTCTGGACTTTGTGCTTGGGACAGCCTGGGAGAGCAGCATTCCTGCTGTCAGAGTTCGGTGTTTGGAGCAAACCAAAGTGGATGGGGGCGCCTGGATCCCAAACTCAGAACCAGGGTGTGCTTGGCCtggtgcaggggtgctggggctgagtcTTGCCTTGCTGCTCCTGAGGCATTAAGAAGAAAACAGAGCAAGTCTTGGACTCTGGGTGGGCCCAG GCTGGAGGAGTGCGGCCTGACCTCGGACAGCAGCGAGACGCTCTCCACCACCCTCTCCCAAAACCGGAGCCTCCTCAGCCTCAGCCTGGCCGGCAACAGCTTCAGCCTCCCGGCTCTGAGGACGCTGTGTCAGGGGATCGCACACCCATCCTGTGCCCTGCGTGCCATTGG ACCTCACATCTGCACAGGGCACACTTTGGGGCCCCTGTGTCTTAGGATTGACACGGGGAAGGCAGCCTGCTCTGCCCAAGCTGTCCgcacattgggggggggggggctgcagggagaggaaTGTTCTGAAACCTCCGGTGATCTTGCTGCCTGCAGGCTGAAGCTAGGGCAGTTTTCAGCTGAGGTGCAGCAACTGGTGGCAGAGTTGCAGCAGGTGAAGCCATCGGTAACTGTGGACAGCGACTGGGACGAGGAGCCTGGTGAAGACTGGGATGAGGAGCCCAGTGAAGACTGGTTCTGGTGTCGGCAGTGA